From a single Devosia litorisediminis genomic region:
- a CDS encoding GcrA family cell cycle regulator — MKDSVLTMVSGAQPAGWTDERVETLKKLWMEGLSASQIAGQLGEGVTRNAVIGKVHRLKLSARAKPTNSTPRARPAARPAPRRVASPSAGMSSHMGSAAAKPRPAMSRPQSVGATALAHDPQMDQQLYVAPAVQELFIPEDKRLSLLQLSEDTCKWPIGDPLGKDFYFCGQHSLESGPYCEFHSKRAYHQVDKKRR, encoded by the coding sequence ATGAAGGATTCTGTTTTGACGATGGTTTCAGGAGCACAACCGGCAGGCTGGACGGACGAACGCGTCGAGACCTTGAAGAAGCTCTGGATGGAAGGCCTCAGCGCCAGCCAGATTGCTGGACAGTTGGGCGAAGGGGTGACCCGCAATGCCGTGATCGGCAAGGTGCATCGCCTCAAGCTTTCGGCACGGGCCAAGCCAACCAATTCGACACCCCGTGCGCGTCCGGCTGCCCGGCCAGCACCGCGCCGCGTTGCCAGCCCCTCGGCGGGGATGAGCTCGCATATGGGCAGTGCTGCGGCCAAGCCGCGTCCAGCCATGTCGCGTCCACAATCGGTTGGCGCGACGGCCCTGGCGCATGACCCGCAGATGGATCAGCAGCTTTATGTGGCTCCGGCCGTACAGGAGCTGTTCATCCCCGAAGACAAGCGTCTGAGCCTGCTGCAGCTGAGCGAAGATACCTGCAAGTGGCCCATCGGGGATCCACTGGGCAAGGATTTCTACTTCTGCGGCCAGCACAGCCTGGAAAGCGGTCCCTATTGCGAGTTCCACTCCAAGCGGGCCTACCACCAGGTCGATAAAAAGCGCCGCTAG
- a CDS encoding aspartate aminotransferase family protein, translating to MSALFGTYARSELAFERGEGMRLFDQQGRDYLDFHSGIAVNALGHGDPHLVTALKSAADKVWHTSNVFSIPEQERLGQRLVDATFADSVFFTNSGAEALECAIKTARHYYWAKGETERYEIIAFTGSFHGRTLGTIAAGGNPSYLEGFGPAMPGFKHTAPGDLDAVKALIGPQTCAILIETVQGEGGVTAMTPEYMQGLRALCDEHDLLLVLDEVQCGYGRTGRFFAFEWSGITPDIVAVAKAIGGGFPLGACLAKGDVAASMVPGTHGSTYGGNPLATAVGNAVLDRILAPGFIDHVNQMGQKLAWHLQQLAQKYPDYVLELRGKGLLAGIKISPPVRDFVARLRDDHQMLAIGAGDNVLRLIPPLIVTEADIEEAVGKLAAAFEAIEAEAAAVPAGV from the coding sequence ATGTCTGCGCTCTTTGGCACATATGCCCGCTCCGAACTCGCCTTTGAGCGGGGCGAAGGCATGCGCCTTTTCGATCAGCAGGGTCGCGACTATCTCGATTTCCATTCCGGTATCGCGGTCAACGCGCTGGGCCATGGTGATCCCCATCTGGTGACCGCGCTCAAAAGCGCCGCCGACAAGGTGTGGCACACTTCCAATGTGTTCTCCATTCCCGAGCAGGAACGGCTGGGCCAGCGCCTGGTCGATGCCACTTTTGCGGACTCGGTGTTCTTCACCAATTCGGGCGCTGAGGCGCTCGAATGCGCCATCAAGACCGCGCGGCACTATTACTGGGCCAAGGGCGAAACCGAGCGCTACGAAATCATCGCCTTTACCGGCTCTTTCCATGGCCGCACGCTGGGCACCATCGCGGCGGGCGGCAATCCGAGCTACCTCGAAGGCTTCGGCCCGGCCATGCCGGGCTTCAAGCACACAGCGCCGGGCGACCTTGACGCCGTCAAGGCGCTGATCGGACCGCAGACCTGCGCCATCCTGATCGAGACCGTGCAGGGCGAGGGCGGGGTGACCGCAATGACGCCCGAATACATGCAGGGCCTGCGCGCATTGTGTGACGAGCACGATCTGCTGCTGGTTCTCGATGAAGTCCAGTGCGGCTACGGTCGGACCGGTCGCTTCTTTGCCTTCGAGTGGAGCGGCATCACGCCAGACATCGTTGCTGTGGCCAAGGCCATTGGCGGCGGATTCCCGCTGGGCGCCTGCCTGGCCAAGGGCGATGTGGCTGCCTCCATGGTGCCCGGCACCCATGGCTCCACCTATGGCGGCAATCCGCTGGCGACCGCGGTGGGCAATGCCGTGCTCGACCGCATTCTGGCGCCCGGCTTTATCGATCACGTCAACCAGATGGGGCAGAAGCTGGCCTGGCATCTGCAGCAACTGGCGCAGAAATACCCCGACTATGTGCTTGAACTGCGCGGCAAGGGTCTGCTGGCCGGTATCAAGATTTCCCCGCCCGTGCGCGACTTCGTGGCCCGACTGCGCGATGACCATCAGATGCTGGCGATTGGCGCCGGCGACAATGTGCTGCGGCTGATCCCGCCGCTGATTGTCACCGAAGCTGACATCGAAGAAGCGGTCGGCAAGCTGGCCGCGGCCTTTGAAGCCATCGAGGCTGAGGCCGCTGCCGTTCCGGCCGGGGTCTAG
- the argF gene encoding ornithine carbamoyltransferase, whose protein sequence is MNSTGTPRHFLNIDDFDYAELRGMLNAATSLKTRLKDGDRPKLLEDKVLAMIFERQSTRTRVSFDVGMRQLGGQTIMLSGNDMQLSREETLTDTGRVMSRYVDAIMIRILSHADLVELSEGSSVPVINGLTRRAHPCQVMADLLTFEEHRGKIKGAKVAWVGDSNNVLHSWVNAAELFECELTIAVPDEYHPEKDLMLDIEKAGKWVKLIEDPREAVENADLVLTDTWVSMGDTDAAERRRVLKPYQVNTSLMSLANKDALFMHCLPAHRGDEVTDEVIDGPQSVVFDEAENRLHAQKAILCWAFGVDVN, encoded by the coding sequence ATGAACTCGACCGGCACTCCACGGCATTTTCTCAATATCGATGATTTCGACTACGCCGAACTGCGCGGCATGCTCAATGCTGCCACCTCGCTCAAGACCCGTCTGAAGGATGGCGACCGGCCCAAGCTGCTCGAGGACAAGGTCCTCGCCATGATCTTTGAGCGCCAGTCGACCCGCACCCGCGTCTCGTTCGATGTCGGCATGCGCCAGCTGGGCGGGCAGACCATCATGCTATCGGGCAATGACATGCAACTCTCGCGCGAGGAAACCCTGACCGATACCGGTCGGGTGATGAGCCGCTATGTCGATGCCATCATGATCCGCATTCTCAGCCACGCCGATCTGGTCGAGCTGTCCGAGGGATCCAGCGTCCCGGTGATCAATGGCCTGACCCGTCGGGCGCATCCGTGTCAGGTAATGGCCGATCTGCTGACCTTTGAAGAACACCGCGGCAAGATCAAGGGCGCCAAGGTCGCCTGGGTGGGCGACAGCAACAATGTGCTGCACTCCTGGGTCAATGCGGCCGAACTGTTCGAGTGCGAGCTGACCATTGCCGTGCCCGATGAGTATCACCCCGAAAAGGATCTGATGCTCGATATCGAAAAGGCCGGCAAATGGGTCAAGCTGATCGAAGATCCGCGTGAAGCCGTCGAGAACGCCGATCTGGTGCTGACCGACACCTGGGTGTCGATGGGTGACACGGACGCTGCCGAGCGACGGCGGGTCTTGAAACCCTACCAGGTCAACACCAGCTTGATGAGCTTGGCGAACAAGGACGCCCTGTTCATGCACTGCCTGCCCGCCCATCGCGGCGACGAGGTGACCGACGAAGTGATCGATGGTCCGCAGTCGGTGGTGTTTGACGAGGCCGAAAACCGCCTTCATGCCCAAAAAGCCATTCTGTGCTGGGCCTTCGGGGTCGACGTCAACTAG
- a CDS encoding Hsp33 family molecular chaperone: MTDKTTMTDNMMTSLGLDRPESGDDTVVPFTLDKLDTRGRTVRLGDALDTILSRHNYPAPVARLLGEAVVLAALIGSSLKFAGKFIMQTQTDGPVNLIVVDFDAPDGLRGYARFDHDMLVKAAEEGRTKPAELLGKGHLAMTIDQGEHMERYQGIVALEGNSLEDVAHTYFMQSEQIPTQVRLAVAEFTQKGDHRPHWRAGGMLVQHLPEHGMSHIPDLPGDGDFSNPETADPHFEEDDGWNEAKALMATLDDLELADPELSSERLLFRLYHETGVRVFPPMPVVERCTCSADRIEDMLSTSFTAEDREEMAVDGEIEVVCEFCSTAYHFNPHQFDVKD, from the coding sequence ATGACGGATAAGACGACCATGACCGACAACATGATGACCTCACTGGGGCTGGATCGACCAGAGAGCGGCGACGATACCGTGGTGCCCTTCACCCTGGACAAGCTCGATACCCGTGGCCGCACCGTGCGACTGGGCGATGCGCTGGACACCATCTTGTCGCGCCACAACTATCCCGCCCCGGTTGCCCGCCTTTTGGGTGAAGCCGTGGTGCTGGCCGCGTTGATCGGATCCTCGCTCAAATTTGCCGGCAAGTTCATCATGCAGACCCAGACCGATGGTCCGGTGAACCTGATCGTGGTGGATTTTGACGCGCCTGACGGGCTGCGCGGCTATGCCCGCTTTGATCACGACATGCTGGTCAAGGCTGCCGAAGAAGGCCGCACCAAGCCCGCCGAATTGCTGGGCAAGGGCCATCTGGCCATGACCATTGATCAGGGCGAACACATGGAGCGCTATCAGGGCATCGTGGCGCTGGAAGGCAATTCGCTCGAGGACGTCGCGCACACCTATTTCATGCAGTCCGAGCAGATCCCCACCCAGGTGCGGCTGGCCGTGGCCGAGTTCACCCAGAAGGGCGATCATCGTCCACACTGGCGCGCCGGCGGCATGCTGGTCCAGCATCTGCCCGAGCATGGCATGTCCCATATTCCGGACCTGCCCGGCGATGGCGATTTCAGCAATCCCGAAACCGCTGATCCGCATTTCGAGGAAGATGACGGCTGGAACGAAGCCAAGGCCCTGATGGCCACGCTCGATGATCTCGAACTGGCCGACCCCGAACTCAGCTCGGAGCGGCTGTTGTTCCGGCTCTATCACGAAACCGGTGTCCGCGTGTTCCCGCCCATGCCCGTCGTGGAGCGCTGCACCTGTTCGGCCGATCGCATCGAAGACATGTTGAGCACCAGCTTCACCGCCGAGGATCGCGAAGAAATGGCCGTCGATGGCGAAATCGAAGTGGTGTGCGAATTCTGCTCGACCGCCTACCACTTCAATCCGCATCAGTTCGACGTCAAAGACTGA
- a CDS encoding helix-turn-helix transcriptional regulator has translation MNADLMSTIAAIQKQTDRVSIGAVLRDAFGGYGFDRFMIAGLPVEGEDVRSAVLLSGWPEEWFERYMSQGYAQIDPVVRHCLNTTLPFAWSEAPVDPELAPQIAVLAREAAEYGLEDGICVPVHIEGGPRGGVSLSGRAQTVDEKSRLELHMLALYAHGQLRYLTDQLPQTRTITAREAEVLKWAATGKTAAEIAIITGLTERTVAQHCENAQRRLGTSNRVHTVVEAIRHKLIAI, from the coding sequence GTGAACGCCGATCTGATGTCGACGATCGCTGCAATCCAGAAACAGACAGACAGAGTAAGCATTGGCGCAGTCTTGCGCGACGCATTTGGTGGCTATGGCTTTGATCGCTTCATGATCGCCGGCCTGCCCGTCGAAGGCGAGGATGTGCGCTCTGCAGTATTGCTCTCGGGCTGGCCCGAGGAATGGTTTGAGCGCTATATGAGCCAGGGCTATGCCCAGATCGACCCGGTGGTGCGCCACTGTCTGAACACCACGCTGCCCTTTGCCTGGTCAGAAGCGCCGGTCGATCCCGAACTGGCACCCCAGATTGCCGTGCTGGCCCGCGAGGCCGCCGAGTATGGGCTTGAGGATGGCATCTGCGTGCCCGTGCATATCGAGGGTGGCCCCCGCGGCGGCGTGTCGCTGAGCGGGCGTGCGCAGACCGTGGATGAAAAGAGCCGGCTCGAACTGCACATGCTGGCGCTCTATGCCCACGGCCAGTTGCGCTACCTCACCGATCAATTGCCACAGACCCGCACCATTACCGCGCGCGAAGCCGAAGTGCTCAAATGGGCCGCGACCGGCAAGACGGCCGCCGAAATTGCCATCATCACCGGGCTGACCGAGCGCACTGTCGCCCAGCATTGCGAAAATGCGCAGCGCCGCCTGGGCACCAGCAACCGCGTGCACACAGTCGTTGAAGCGATCCGCCACAAGCTGATCGCCATCTAA
- a CDS encoding glycosyltransferase family 2 protein, with protein sequence MSDALDLIRVVLGTACVDDAQARALLEDALRSETDPLIHCAIVFGISEALATQRAADWAGLAFFEKVPQGLVGEIAPMRLENLAGVRLFRMQVLDRAVDFTAPDFLGFLRLKRRLRERPPLRQSICVLPPAALRDYLTNLAAPDLIVAARQGLSQRWPYAVAQIELTGPARWSFALGLLLLLTMALSAPFIAETWLLPVALALLVAPAAIRLAALSTPQRPLPPPQRPPDEELPIYSILIPLHNEAAMVPQLFAAMWALDYPAGRLDIKFVVEASSHATIAVVQARLGDPRVSLVTVPDAAPRTKPKALDYALPLCKGEHVVVYDAEDIPDPDQLWKAALRFREQPDLACQQARLLIDNGHRGWLAALFAAEYAALFSVLLPALARWRLPIPLGGTSNHFRVATLRQIGGWDAFNVTEDADLGMRLARLRLRVETLASNTREHAPLNLRNWRGQRTRWMKGWMQTFIVHNRNPGRLVAEMGWGPTLVFEVLVLGMIVAPLLHCGLTIGLALQLAMGTPLFDGRNWAVFYSGVLVLGYASTFAIITLGLARTRNLRLLGTQLLLPVYWLLITGATLNALRELLQRPFYWFKTPHDPVEGA encoded by the coding sequence GTGTCGGACGCGCTTGACCTGATCAGGGTTGTGCTGGGCACGGCTTGCGTGGATGACGCGCAGGCGCGTGCACTGCTGGAAGATGCACTGCGAAGCGAAACCGATCCGCTGATCCATTGCGCCATCGTTTTCGGGATCAGCGAGGCCCTGGCCACCCAGCGCGCGGCGGACTGGGCCGGGCTGGCCTTCTTCGAGAAGGTGCCGCAGGGCCTGGTCGGCGAGATCGCGCCGATGCGACTGGAAAATCTGGCCGGGGTGCGCCTGTTCCGGATGCAGGTGCTGGACCGCGCTGTGGATTTCACCGCCCCCGACTTCCTGGGCTTTCTCAGGCTCAAGCGCCGCCTTAGGGAACGCCCGCCTCTGCGCCAGTCCATCTGCGTGCTGCCGCCCGCCGCACTGCGCGATTATCTGACCAATCTCGCCGCGCCCGATCTGATCGTGGCCGCCCGACAGGGGCTGTCGCAGCGTTGGCCTTATGCGGTGGCTCAGATCGAACTCACCGGCCCCGCGCGCTGGAGTTTTGCCCTGGGCCTGTTGCTGCTGCTGACCATGGCCCTGTCGGCGCCCTTTATTGCCGAAACATGGCTCTTGCCGGTTGCGCTGGCCCTGTTGGTGGCGCCCGCAGCCATTCGATTGGCGGCGCTGAGCACGCCACAGCGTCCGCTGCCGCCGCCGCAACGGCCGCCCGACGAGGAACTGCCGATCTATTCAATATTGATCCCGCTGCACAATGAGGCCGCCATGGTGCCCCAACTGTTTGCCGCCATGTGGGCGCTGGATTATCCGGCCGGTCGGCTCGACATCAAATTCGTTGTCGAAGCCAGCTCTCACGCCACCATTGCGGTGGTGCAGGCACGGCTTGGCGATCCGCGCGTATCGCTGGTCACCGTGCCCGATGCCGCGCCCCGCACCAAACCCAAGGCGCTCGATTATGCGCTGCCGCTCTGCAAGGGTGAACATGTCGTGGTCTATGATGCCGAGGATATTCCTGATCCCGATCAACTCTGGAAGGCGGCGCTGCGCTTCCGCGAGCAGCCCGATCTGGCCTGCCAGCAGGCACGCCTGCTGATCGATAATGGCCATCGCGGCTGGCTGGCTGCCCTGTTTGCCGCCGAATATGCCGCGCTGTTCTCGGTGCTGCTGCCCGCTCTGGCGCGCTGGCGCCTGCCCATTCCGCTGGGGGGCACCTCCAACCATTTCCGTGTCGCCACGCTGCGCCAGATCGGCGGCTGGGATGCCTTCAATGTCACCGAAGATGCCGATCTGGGCATGCGGCTGGCGCGGCTGCGATTGCGGGTGGAGACGCTGGCCTCCAACACCCGCGAACACGCGCCGCTCAACCTGCGCAACTGGCGCGGTCAGCGCACGCGCTGGATGAAAGGCTGGATGCAGACCTTCATCGTCCACAACCGCAATCCGGGCAGGCTGGTCGCCGAGATGGGCTGGGGCCCCACATTGGTGTTCGAGGTGCTGGTGCTCGGCATGATCGTGGCGCCGCTGCTCCATTGCGGGCTGACCATTGGTCTGGCGCTGCAACTGGCCATGGGCACGCCGCTGTTTGATGGTCGTAACTGGGCGGTGTTCTACTCCGGCGTTCTGGTGCTGGGCTACGCCAGCACCTTCGCCATCATCACGCTGGGCCTGGCCCGCACCAGAAACCTGCGCCTGCTGGGCACCCAATTGCTGCTGCCGGTCTACTGGCTGCTCATCACCGGCGCGACCCTGAACGCCCTGCGCGAACTGCTGCAGCGCCCGTTCTACTGGTTCAAGACACCGCATGATCCGGTGGAGGGGGCGTAG
- a CDS encoding ABC transporter ATP-binding protein has protein sequence MASVTLSDVRKSYSSLEIIHGVNLEVKSGEFLVLVGPSGCGKSTLLRMIAGLEEITDGTIAIGDRIVNDLPASQRNLSMVFQSYALYPHMSVRKNLAFGLGNLRMPKDEIARRVADAAKILQIEELLERKPRQLSGGQKQRVAIGRAIVREPQLFLFDEPLSNLDAELRVQMRVELAGLYNRLGTTMIYVTHDQVEAMTMATRIVVLRGGNIEQVGTPYELYNFPRNQFVATFIGSPKMNIIAASHADGQAHLPDFGDIALPLGTVAPGMLSVGIRPEQFTIGTTGDRTATGTITLVEYLGSEIFIYVKLASGQTVLVQASGKAQHRLGETIDIAFTAQNAHYFDADGQRLGMFDA, from the coding sequence ATGGCCTCCGTCACCCTCAGCGATGTGCGCAAATCCTATTCCAGTCTGGAGATCATCCATGGCGTCAATCTGGAGGTCAAATCGGGCGAGTTTCTCGTGCTGGTGGGACCCTCAGGCTGTGGCAAGTCCACCCTGCTGCGCATGATTGCCGGGCTTGAAGAGATCACCGACGGCACGATTGCCATTGGCGATCGCATCGTCAACGATCTACCCGCCAGCCAGCGCAACCTCTCCATGGTGTTTCAGAGCTATGCGCTCTACCCCCATATGAGCGTGCGCAAGAACCTCGCCTTCGGGCTGGGCAATCTACGCATGCCCAAGGACGAAATTGCCCGCCGGGTCGCCGATGCCGCCAAAATTCTGCAGATCGAGGAATTGCTCGAGCGCAAGCCGCGCCAGCTGTCCGGCGGGCAGAAGCAGCGCGTTGCCATTGGCCGGGCCATTGTGCGCGAGCCGCAGCTGTTCCTGTTCGACGAACCGCTCTCCAATCTCGACGCCGAATTGCGGGTGCAGATGCGCGTCGAGCTGGCCGGGCTCTACAACCGGCTGGGCACCACCATGATCTATGTCACCCATGATCAGGTCGAGGCCATGACCATGGCGACCCGAATTGTGGTGCTGCGCGGCGGCAATATCGAGCAGGTCGGCACGCCCTATGAGCTGTACAATTTCCCGCGCAACCAGTTCGTGGCCACCTTTATCGGCTCGCCCAAGATGAACATCATCGCGGCCAGCCATGCTGACGGTCAGGCCCATCTGCCCGATTTTGGCGACATCGCCCTGCCTCTGGGCACCGTTGCCCCCGGCATGCTCTCGGTGGGCATCCGCCCCGAACAATTCACCATCGGTACGACCGGCGACCGCACCGCAACCGGCACCATCACCCTGGTCGAATATCTGGGCAGCGAGATCTTCATCTACGTCAAACTGGCGTCAGGCCAGACCGTGCTGGTGCAAGCCTCCGGCAAGGCCCAGCACAGACTCGGCGAAACCATCGACATCGCGTTTACCGCGCAGAACGCACATTACTTCGATGCGGATGGGCAGCGGTTAGGGATGTTTGACGCCTGA
- a CDS encoding carbohydrate ABC transporter permease has protein sequence MTDTAMTNTAALAAEYRAARAKRARRAGLLKHIFLIATSLIMVYPLIWMLASSLKPDNQIFGDLSLWPSRFEWSNYWQGWNALPVSFTRFFWNSTVVTVLSVIGNVISCSFAAYAFARLEFTGKTIWFALMMMTLMIPYHVVLIPQYLLFLNLGWVDTYLPLIVPKFLAGDAFFVFLMIQFFRQLPRDLDEAAMIDGCSPFKIYWAIIMPLSLPAMATAAIFSFIWSWEDFLGPLVYLNDMNDYTVPLALRMFTSQDSVSQYGPMFAMSILSILPIVIFFVIFQRMIIQGIAMSGLK, from the coding sequence ATGACCGATACCGCCATGACCAACACCGCCGCGCTTGCCGCTGAATACCGCGCCGCCCGGGCCAAACGCGCACGGCGCGCGGGGCTGCTCAAGCACATCTTCCTGATCGCCACCTCGTTGATCATGGTCTATCCGCTGATCTGGATGCTGGCGAGTTCGCTCAAGCCGGACAACCAGATCTTTGGCGATCTATCGCTCTGGCCGAGCCGTTTTGAGTGGAGCAATTACTGGCAGGGCTGGAATGCGCTACCGGTCAGTTTCACCCGGTTCTTCTGGAACTCGACCGTCGTCACCGTGCTCTCGGTTATCGGCAATGTCATCTCGTGCTCGTTTGCCGCCTACGCCTTTGCGCGGCTCGAATTCACCGGCAAGACCATCTGGTTCGCGCTGATGATGATGACGCTGATGATCCCCTATCACGTGGTGCTGATCCCCCAATATCTGCTGTTCCTCAATCTGGGCTGGGTCGATACCTATCTGCCCCTGATCGTGCCCAAATTCCTGGCTGGAGACGCCTTCTTTGTCTTCCTGATGATCCAGTTCTTCCGCCAATTGCCGCGCGATCTGGACGAGGCGGCGATGATTGATGGTTGTTCGCCGTTCAAGATCTACTGGGCCATCATCATGCCGCTGTCCCTGCCTGCCATGGCGACGGCGGCGATCTTCAGCTTCATCTGGAGCTGGGAGGATTTTCTGGGGCCGCTGGTCTATCTCAACGACATGAACGACTACACCGTGCCGCTGGCGCTGCGCATGTTCACCAGCCAGGACAGCGTCTCGCAATATGGCCCGATGTTCGCCATGTCGATCCTGTCGATCCTGCCCATTGTGATCTTCTTCGTCATCTTCCAGCGCATGATCATCCAGGGCATCGCCATGAGCGGGCTGAAATGA
- a CDS encoding carbohydrate ABC transporter permease encodes MVKFFRRNFAGYTFLAPWLIGFFLLAIGPILASLYLSFTKYNVVKPPQWIGWDHYLYMFQYDARFWKALQVTFTFVVVSVPAKLIFALAVAMALDKGIRAIGWYRALFYLPSILGGSIAVAILWRQLFDYDGVINSVLRLFGSDGPYWLSDPRYSLWTLIVLAVWQFGSPMLIFLAGLRAIPQELYEAAEIDAAGPVRKFFAITVPLLAPVIFFNLVLQMIEAFKSFSGAFIISGGSGAPLDSLLFFTVYLYNEAFSFLRMGYASALAWVLLLIIAAFTAIAFWTSKYWVHYENERG; translated from the coding sequence ATGGTAAAATTCTTCCGCCGCAACTTTGCCGGTTACACCTTTCTGGCGCCGTGGCTCATCGGTTTTTTCCTTTTGGCGATTGGCCCCATCCTGGCCTCGCTCTATCTCAGCTTCACCAAATACAATGTGGTCAAGCCGCCGCAATGGATCGGCTGGGACCATTATCTCTACATGTTCCAGTATGATGCGCGCTTCTGGAAGGCGCTGCAGGTCACCTTCACCTTTGTGGTGGTTTCGGTGCCCGCCAAGCTGATCTTCGCGCTGGCCGTGGCCATGGCGCTCGACAAGGGCATTCGCGCCATTGGCTGGTATCGCGCGCTGTTCTATCTGCCCTCGATCCTGGGCGGCTCGATTGCCGTGGCCATCCTGTGGCGGCAGTTGTTTGACTATGACGGGGTGATCAATTCGGTGCTGCGCCTGTTTGGCAGCGATGGACCCTACTGGCTGAGCGATCCGCGCTATTCGCTGTGGACGCTGATCGTGCTGGCGGTCTGGCAGTTTGGTTCGCCCATGCTGATTTTCCTGGCCGGGCTGCGTGCCATTCCGCAGGAGCTGTATGAAGCCGCCGAGATCGATGCGGCCGGGCCGGTGCGCAAGTTCTTTGCCATTACCGTCCCGCTGCTGGCCCCGGTGATCTTCTTTAATCTGGTGCTGCAGATGATCGAGGCGTTCAAGAGCTTTTCGGGCGCCTTCATCATCTCGGGCGGCTCGGGCGCACCGCTCGACAGCCTGCTGTTCTTCACCGTCTATCTCTACAACGAGGCGTTCAGCTTCCTGCGCATGGGCTATGCCTCGGCGCTGGCATGGGTGCTGCTGCTGATCATCGCCGCCTTCACCGCAATTGCCTTCTGGACATCCAAATACTGGGTCCATTACGAAAACGAGCGGGGCTGA
- a CDS encoding ABC transporter substrate-binding protein — MSKFNRRHFLQTTAGVAALSAFGLPAFAQDRQVRHFWWGNPERDKRTFGVIELYNSKTPGTVVSGETLGFGDYFTKLTTQIAGGNMPDVIQQGYGVLFEYINNGAVVPLDEYIGKSLDISKIDQSAIDAGTVDGKFYALSIGANSHMAMYNSRLYAEAGITAGENFDPFGYTYDDLKRMGVEIKKATGVAGTDDNTADYQNFSDFVAQKGALLFNEDGSYGPTQDIVEEYWSIWADLRDAGATLAGQESAGLAGVSELSQLGVVTGKTATSYAWSNQLVGAQGLMEDTLAAAMYPNTPEMIPGSIVQPSQFVCLTRDSKDPEAATAYMSAFVNDPDLTGILGLERGIPSNADVRAALEPDLSAAEAVSVAFFDGIQGKTAKLAPPPPSGANEVEQTFERVAVSVLLGERPIAEVASDFLNQSRAILARA; from the coding sequence ATGAGCAAGTTCAACCGCAGGCATTTCCTGCAAACCACAGCCGGCGTCGCCGCGCTGTCTGCATTCGGCCTGCCCGCCTTTGCGCAGGACCGTCAGGTCCGCCATTTCTGGTGGGGTAATCCCGAGCGTGACAAGCGCACCTTCGGCGTGATCGAGCTCTATAACAGCAAGACCCCCGGCACCGTGGTCTCGGGCGAGACGCTGGGCTTTGGCGACTATTTCACCAAGCTGACCACCCAGATCGCGGGCGGCAACATGCCCGACGTGATCCAGCAGGGTTATGGCGTGCTGTTTGAATATATCAACAATGGCGCCGTGGTGCCGCTGGACGAGTATATCGGCAAGAGCCTGGATATCTCAAAAATCGACCAGTCGGCCATTGATGCGGGCACGGTGGATGGCAAGTTCTACGCCCTGTCGATCGGCGCCAACTCGCACATGGCGATGTATAATAGCCGCCTCTACGCCGAGGCCGGCATCACCGCAGGCGAGAACTTTGACCCCTTTGGCTACACATATGACGATCTCAAGCGCATGGGCGTGGAGATCAAGAAGGCCACTGGTGTCGCGGGCACGGACGACAACACCGCCGACTATCAGAACTTCTCCGACTTCGTCGCCCAGAAGGGTGCGCTGCTGTTCAATGAAGATGGCAGTTATGGTCCGACCCAGGACATCGTCGAGGAATACTGGAGCATCTGGGCTGATCTGCGCGATGCGGGCGCCACGCTTGCCGGTCAGGAATCGGCCGGTCTGGCGGGCGTGTCCGAGCTGAGCCAGCTGGGCGTTGTCACCGGCAAGACTGCTACCTCCTATGCCTGGAGCAACCAGCTGGTGGGGGCGCAGGGCCTGATGGAAGATACCCTGGCTGCCGCCATGTATCCCAATACCCCCGAGATGATCCCCGGCTCGATCGTGCAGCCCAGCCAGTTCGTCTGCCTGACGCGCGACAGCAAGGATCCTGAAGCGGCCACCGCCTACATGAGCGCCTTCGTCAATGATCCCGACCTGACCGGCATTCTGGGTCTGGAACGCGGCATTCCATCCAATGCGGATGTACGCGCGGCGCTGGAGCCCGATCTGTCCGCGGCCGAGGCCGTCTCGGTTGCCTTCTTTGATGGCATTCAGGGCAAGACCGCCAAGCTGGCGCCGCCACCACCAAGCGGGGCCAATGAGGTCGAGCAGACCTTTGAGCGTGTTGCCGTCTCGGTGCTGCTGGGCGAACGTCCGATTGCCGAGGTCGCCAGCGACTTCCTCAACCAGTCGCGCGCCATTCTCGCCCGCGCCTGA